The Actinomyces sp. oral taxon 414 genome has a segment encoding these proteins:
- a CDS encoding alpha-amylase yields MTDALHPQPARVNPILLQGFAWDLAADSSHWRLLADNAALLADAGFTAIWLPPAYKGQAGVDDVGYGVYDTYDLGEFDQKDTVPTKYGTKDEYLAAVAALKAAGIDVMADVVLNHRMGADASEDVLALEVDPANRYRPLGEPTEITVWTRFTFPGRAGVYSDFTWDWHCFNGIDWDERSGRSGVWLFEGKEWSEGVAHELGNYDYLMGADVHVMDPTVSAELDAWGRWYVETTGVDGFRLDAVKHIGAQFFRRWLRDLRRATGRALPAVGEYWSEDLAELQSYLGDEPVMSLFDVPLHFHLHAAATSDGNVDLSRLFEGTLVDADPAHAVTFVENHDTQPRQALASTILPWFKPSAYALILLREAGIPCVFWGDLFGTPETGDLPAVTELPLLMAARRLLAHGPQHDAFDAPDVVGFAREGDDAHPASGLAVVLSDRHAAVKRLHVGARHAGEQWVCVLGGHGPVVVDADGGAELEVSDGGLSVYAPAAAESELGRSLDHLVRQR; encoded by the coding sequence GTGACCGATGCGCTCCACCCGCAGCCCGCGCGGGTCAACCCGATCCTGCTCCAGGGCTTCGCCTGGGACCTGGCCGCCGACTCCTCCCACTGGCGGCTCCTGGCGGACAACGCCGCCCTTCTGGCCGACGCCGGATTCACCGCCATATGGCTGCCGCCGGCCTACAAGGGGCAGGCCGGGGTCGACGACGTCGGCTACGGCGTCTACGACACCTACGACCTGGGCGAATTCGACCAGAAGGACACCGTGCCCACCAAGTACGGCACCAAGGACGAGTACCTGGCCGCCGTGGCGGCCCTCAAGGCGGCGGGCATCGACGTCATGGCCGACGTCGTCCTCAACCACCGCATGGGAGCCGACGCCTCCGAGGACGTACTCGCCCTCGAGGTCGACCCCGCCAACCGGTACCGCCCGCTGGGCGAACCGACCGAGATCACCGTGTGGACCCGCTTCACCTTCCCCGGACGCGCCGGCGTCTACTCGGACTTCACCTGGGACTGGCACTGCTTCAACGGCATCGACTGGGACGAGCGCTCCGGGCGCTCGGGCGTGTGGCTCTTCGAGGGCAAGGAGTGGAGCGAGGGCGTCGCCCACGAGCTGGGCAATTACGACTACCTCATGGGCGCCGACGTGCACGTCATGGACCCGACGGTGAGCGCGGAGCTGGACGCCTGGGGGCGCTGGTACGTGGAGACCACCGGGGTCGACGGCTTCCGGCTCGACGCCGTCAAGCACATCGGGGCCCAGTTCTTCCGCCGCTGGCTGCGCGACCTGCGCCGGGCCACCGGGCGGGCGCTGCCCGCCGTGGGGGAGTACTGGTCCGAGGACCTGGCCGAGCTCCAGAGCTACCTGGGCGACGAGCCCGTCATGAGCCTGTTCGACGTCCCCCTCCACTTCCACCTCCACGCCGCCGCCACCTCCGACGGGAACGTGGACCTGTCCCGCCTCTTCGAGGGCACCCTCGTGGACGCCGACCCCGCCCACGCCGTCACCTTCGTGGAGAACCACGACACCCAGCCCCGCCAGGCCCTGGCCTCCACCATCCTGCCCTGGTTCAAGCCCAGCGCCTACGCCCTCATCCTCCTGCGCGAGGCCGGCATCCCCTGCGTTTTCTGGGGCGACCTGTTCGGCACCCCCGAGACCGGCGACCTGCCGGCGGTCACCGAGCTGCCCCTGCTCATGGCGGCGCGGCGGCTGCTGGCCCACGGGCCGCAGCACGACGCCTTCGACGCCCCCGACGTCGTCGGCTTCGCCCGCGAGGGGGACGACGCCCACCCCGCCTCCGGCCTGGCCGTGGTGCTCTCCGACCGCCACGCCGCCGTCAAGCGCCTGCACGTGGGGGCCCGCCACGCCGGCGAGCAATGGGTGTGCGTCCTGGGCGGGCACGGCCCCGTCGTCGTCGATGCCGACGGCGGGGCGGAGCTGGAGGTCTCCGACGGCGGACTGAGCGTGTACGCGCCCGCGGCGGCCGAGTCGGAACTGGGGCGCAGCCTCGACCACCTCGTCCGCCAGCGCTGA
- a CDS encoding DJ-1 family glyoxalase III, with product MPTPAALATDSAVAVLIAPGLEEVEALAPVDILYRAGIRADLVSVTDSLTVSSSHQIVLTCDRLLSEVDLADYALVFLPGGIPGTPNLKAVPAVRQEAARRMNEDLPVAAVCAAPSILAEMELLQGRRATSNPAFMDVLAEHGARVSEDAVVADGALLTSRGMGTAVELGLEMVRRLLDDEAAAKVRAAIVHQA from the coding sequence GTGCCCACGCCAGCTGCACTCGCCACCGACTCCGCCGTCGCCGTCCTCATCGCCCCCGGCCTGGAGGAGGTCGAGGCCCTCGCCCCCGTCGACATCCTCTACCGGGCCGGCATCCGCGCCGACCTCGTCTCCGTCACCGACTCCCTGACGGTCAGCTCCTCCCACCAGATCGTCCTGACCTGCGACCGCCTCCTGTCGGAGGTGGATCTGGCCGACTACGCCCTGGTCTTCCTGCCCGGCGGGATCCCCGGCACCCCCAACCTCAAGGCCGTGCCCGCCGTCAGGCAGGAGGCCGCCCGCCGCATGAACGAGGACCTGCCGGTGGCGGCGGTGTGCGCCGCGCCCTCCATCCTGGCCGAGATGGAGCTGCTCCAGGGGCGGCGGGCGACGTCGAACCCGGCCTTCATGGACGTCCTGGCCGAGCACGGGGCCCGGGTGAGCGAGGACGCCGTCGTGGCCGACGGCGCCCTGCTCACCAGCCGCGGCATGGGCACCGCCGTCGAGCTGGGCCTGGAGATGGTGCGCCGCCTCCTGGACGACGAGGCCGCGGCCAAGGTGCGCGCCGCCATCGTCCACCAGGCCTGA
- a CDS encoding transcriptional regulator — MSPDVLDPVIHAQARLRIVAALAVIPAGDEIVFPRLRELLSMTAGNLSTHLSKLEAAGYVSQSKTFSGRTPATYIALTPRGRLAFEEYTRALRAMLDAAGQ, encoded by the coding sequence GTGAGCCCCGATGTCCTCGACCCGGTCATCCACGCCCAGGCCCGCCTGCGCATCGTCGCCGCCCTGGCGGTCATCCCCGCCGGGGACGAGATCGTCTTCCCCCGGCTGCGCGAGCTGCTGAGCATGACCGCCGGCAACCTGTCCACCCACCTGAGCAAGCTGGAGGCCGCCGGCTACGTCTCCCAGTCCAAGACCTTCTCGGGGCGCACCCCCGCCACCTACATCGCGCTCACGCCCAGGGGGCGGCTCGCCTTCGAGGAGTACACCCGCGCCCTGCGGGCCATGCTCGACGCCGCCGGGCAGTAG
- a CDS encoding PspC domain-containing protein, producing MSDDPSPDRSDPQYGPQDPQPDPQPDPQPDPQPDPQYGPQPDPQRPRTRATTSFFDSVRRTGLVRTDQRWVGGVAGGLAQRLNVDPVLVRCIWAVLCVFSGVGLLLYGIAWALLPEEGDGRIHLQQALHGEAESGLAGAAAAVVAGFVLQHRGVLPVWWYATDDWAGGLPLILWTLMQVGLTVGIIWLVIVLLRGPRVAPTPRPNPYAPNPRGAASRGPSRQWVGPIAPRVPGPGRRLSLFALALMLIGLALAGLGLLRAHLTIITAPFAALGAVTAALGAGVTIAALLGRRGGWISGLGVPVMLMAVPALILGSAIPPQVLANTTLHPLHPGTVRLTWADLESMPRTAEGVIDLGLYGVAGISLDLSGAPADPGATRVRLNLGAGRVSVSTAPSVPLVVDTSLGAGALTHRVADGWTFEGDWSATLHTAPWAHVYTPDGRAIDTQVHQAYSATGKRFISRSDAARNGGSALTLELAIGTGEVEVTENAPGPSWTGIGSEDVWIVSSWNRSDGTSSTALPVEGMNHAAVSEEAARICLKAADDDRDDRDDARGYTGLRILSEELADLDPGERASYESCVNRAIARGDGVAGPDGTGYGDEVLATAPGPTAAPTSTPTSS from the coding sequence ATGAGCGACGATCCCTCCCCCGACCGGTCCGACCCGCAGTACGGCCCGCAGGACCCGCAGCCCGACCCGCAGCCCGACCCGCAGCCCGACCCGCAACCGGACCCGCAGTACGGACCGCAACCGGACCCGCAACGACCGCGCACCCGGGCCACGACCTCCTTCTTCGACTCCGTCAGGCGCACGGGCCTGGTGCGCACCGACCAGCGGTGGGTCGGCGGCGTGGCGGGCGGCCTGGCCCAACGACTCAATGTGGACCCCGTCCTCGTGCGCTGCATCTGGGCGGTGCTCTGCGTGTTCTCGGGCGTCGGGCTCCTCCTCTACGGCATCGCCTGGGCCCTCCTGCCCGAGGAGGGCGACGGGCGCATCCACCTCCAGCAGGCGCTGCACGGCGAGGCCGAGTCCGGTCTGGCCGGCGCCGCGGCCGCCGTCGTCGCCGGGTTCGTCCTGCAGCACCGCGGCGTCCTGCCCGTGTGGTGGTACGCCACGGACGACTGGGCGGGGGGCCTCCCCCTCATCCTTTGGACGCTCATGCAGGTGGGCCTGACCGTGGGAATCATCTGGCTGGTCATCGTGCTCCTGCGCGGCCCGCGGGTCGCGCCCACCCCGCGCCCGAACCCGTACGCCCCGAATCCGCGCGGCGCCGCGTCCCGGGGGCCCTCCCGCCAGTGGGTCGGCCCGATCGCCCCGCGCGTGCCCGGTCCGGGGCGGCGGCTGAGCCTGTTCGCGCTGGCGCTCATGCTCATCGGCCTGGCACTGGCCGGCCTCGGGCTCCTGAGGGCGCACCTGACCATCATTACCGCGCCCTTCGCGGCCCTCGGCGCCGTCACCGCCGCCCTGGGCGCGGGCGTCACGATCGCCGCCCTGCTCGGTCGCCGGGGCGGGTGGATCAGTGGTCTGGGCGTGCCCGTCATGCTCATGGCCGTCCCCGCCCTCATCCTGGGCTCCGCCATTCCGCCGCAGGTCCTGGCCAACACGACCCTTCACCCGCTGCACCCGGGCACGGTGCGCCTGACGTGGGCGGACCTGGAGAGCATGCCCAGAACCGCCGAGGGCGTCATCGACCTGGGCCTCTACGGCGTCGCCGGCATCTCCCTGGACCTGTCCGGCGCCCCCGCCGATCCGGGGGCGACGCGCGTCCGTCTGAACCTGGGGGCCGGCCGCGTGAGCGTGTCCACGGCGCCGTCGGTCCCCCTCGTCGTCGACACCTCCCTGGGCGCGGGCGCGCTCACGCACCGGGTCGCGGACGGCTGGACCTTCGAGGGCGACTGGTCGGCGACGCTCCACACCGCGCCCTGGGCGCACGTCTACACCCCCGACGGCAGGGCCATCGACACCCAGGTGCACCAGGCCTACTCCGCCACGGGGAAGCGGTTCATCAGCCGTTCGGACGCCGCCCGCAACGGCGGGAGCGCCCTGACCCTGGAGCTGGCGATCGGGACCGGGGAGGTCGAGGTGACGGAGAACGCCCCGGGGCCGAGCTGGACCGGCATCGGCTCCGAGGACGTGTGGATCGTCAGCTCCTGGAACCGCTCGGACGGGACCAGCTCGACCGCTCTGCCGGTCGAGGGCATGAACCACGCCGCCGTCTCCGAGGAGGCCGCGCGCATCTGCCTCAAGGCGGCGGATGACGACCGGGACGACCGGGACGATGCCCGGGGCTACACCGGACTGAGGATCCTGAGCGAGGAGCTGGCCGATCTCGATCCCGGCGAGCGCGCGTCCTACGAGTCCTGCGTCAACCGGGCCATCGCCCGGGGCGACGGCGTCGCCGGTCCCGACGGGACCGGGTACGGCGACGAGGTCCTCGCGACCGCGCCCGGGCCCACCGCCGCCCCCACGAGCACTCCCACGAGCAGCTGA
- a CDS encoding ATP-binding protein, whose protein sequence is MTTTASPGAPPGTRRGPGAPPRPPLRRPLRAGAPGPGWATRPGRLIAGVAAGLADHLGLPVIRVRAILVAASVFGGSGALLYLLLWALVPAGDPRAEASGAVPPARARLVSPPGARAAGGQRPSPRVRALQGGVALLLVAVLIAAQRFGLGPDAGWFLPVLVITAGAALAWSQVDAVTGPARDWGALLRLAGGVVLAIVGILLWIGADTPPRVLLTGALTGGALVLGVGLILAPLWLRTNRALADTRAAEARAAERADIAAHLHDSVLQTLTLIRKRADEPGTVARLARSQERELRAWLYTDRPEAGTSVADAVRDLVGEIEDRYGAEVELVVVGDRPPDRATEVVVAAAREALSNAVRHGAPPVSVYAEIGPERLEVFVRDRGPGFDIDRIPPDRHGVRESIVSRMARHGGRAVVRRLEAGTEIHLDLPTVPPPLATPPGA, encoded by the coding sequence ATGACGACCACGGCGAGCCCGGGCGCGCCCCCCGGCACCCGGCGCGGCCCCGGCGCCCCGCCGCGCCCGCCCCTGCGCCGCCCGCTGCGCGCCGGCGCCCCCGGACCCGGGTGGGCGACGCGGCCCGGAAGGCTGATCGCGGGCGTCGCCGCGGGCCTGGCGGACCATCTCGGCCTGCCCGTCATCAGGGTGCGCGCGATCCTGGTCGCCGCCAGTGTCTTCGGCGGCTCCGGGGCCCTCCTCTACCTCCTGCTGTGGGCGCTCGTCCCGGCCGGCGACCCCCGGGCGGAGGCCTCCGGCGCCGTCCCGCCCGCCCGGGCCCGCCTCGTCTCGCCCCCGGGCGCCCGGGCCGCGGGCGGGCAGCGCCCGAGCCCGCGGGTGCGCGCCCTCCAGGGCGGCGTCGCCCTCCTCCTGGTCGCCGTCCTCATCGCCGCCCAGCGCTTCGGCCTGGGCCCGGACGCCGGCTGGTTCCTGCCCGTCCTCGTCATTACCGCCGGGGCGGCCCTGGCCTGGTCCCAGGTCGACGCGGTCACCGGCCCCGCCCGGGACTGGGGTGCCCTCCTGCGCCTGGCCGGCGGCGTCGTCCTGGCCATCGTCGGCATCCTGCTGTGGATCGGCGCCGACACCCCGCCCCGGGTGCTGCTGACCGGCGCCCTGACCGGCGGCGCCCTCGTCCTGGGCGTCGGCCTGATCCTGGCGCCCCTGTGGCTGCGCACCAACCGGGCCCTGGCGGACACCCGCGCCGCCGAGGCGCGCGCGGCCGAGCGCGCCGACATCGCCGCCCACCTGCACGACTCGGTCCTCCAGACCCTCACCCTCATCCGCAAGCGCGCCGACGAGCCGGGCACCGTCGCCCGCCTGGCCCGCTCCCAGGAGCGCGAGCTGCGCGCCTGGCTCTACACCGACCGCCCCGAGGCCGGCACCTCGGTGGCCGACGCCGTGCGGGACCTGGTGGGGGAGATCGAGGACCGCTACGGCGCGGAGGTCGAGCTCGTCGTCGTGGGGGACCGTCCCCCCGACCGGGCCACGGAGGTCGTCGTGGCCGCCGCCCGCGAGGCCCTGTCCAACGCCGTGCGCCACGGCGCCCCGCCCGTGAGCGTCTACGCCGAGATCGGCCCCGAGCGCCTGGAGGTCTTCGTGCGCGACCGCGGCCCGGGCTTCGATATCGATCGGATCCCCCCGGACCGGCACGGCGTGCGCGAGTCCATTGTCTCGCGCATGGCCCGCCACGGCGGCCGCGCCGTCGTGCGCCGCCTGGAGGCGGGGACCGAGATCCACCTCGACCTGCCCACCGTCCCGCCGCCCCTCGCCACACCCCCAGGAGCATAA
- a CDS encoding response regulator, with translation MSRTDPAPAARLRLLVVDDHALVRAGVRAELTAHAPDLEVVAEAEDVEGAVAAVHALRPDVVLLDVHLPGGDGGGGAEVVAACRDTPATRFLALSVSDAADDVVGVIRAGARGYVTKAISTADLAQAVRRVAAGDAAFSPRLAGFVLDAFGAGAGEVAVADSELDRLSAREREVMRLIARGYTYRECAGELFISVKTVESHVSAVLRKLQLSNRNELTRWAAARRLV, from the coding sequence ATGTCCCGCACCGATCCCGCCCCGGCCGCCCGCCTGCGCCTGCTCGTCGTCGACGACCACGCCCTCGTGCGCGCCGGGGTGCGCGCCGAGCTGACCGCCCACGCCCCCGACCTGGAGGTCGTCGCCGAGGCCGAGGACGTCGAGGGCGCCGTCGCCGCCGTCCACGCCCTGCGCCCCGACGTCGTCCTGCTCGATGTGCACCTGCCCGGGGGCGACGGCGGGGGAGGGGCCGAGGTGGTGGCCGCCTGCCGCGACACTCCGGCCACCCGCTTCCTGGCCCTGAGCGTCTCGGACGCGGCCGACGACGTCGTCGGCGTCATCCGGGCCGGGGCCCGCGGCTACGTCACCAAGGCCATCTCGACGGCCGACCTGGCCCAGGCGGTGCGGCGGGTGGCCGCCGGGGACGCCGCCTTCTCCCCGCGCCTGGCCGGCTTCGTCCTGGACGCCTTCGGGGCCGGGGCCGGGGAGGTCGCCGTGGCCGACTCCGAGCTCGACCGTCTCTCCGCGCGCGAGCGGGAGGTCATGCGCCTGATCGCCCGCGGTTACACCTACAGGGAGTGCGCCGGCGAGCTGTTCATCTCCGTCAAGACCGTCGAGAGCCACGTCTCGGCCGTACTGCGCAAGCTCCAGCTGTCCAACCGCAATGAGCTGACCCGCTGGGCCGCGGCCCGCCGCCTGGTGTAG
- a CDS encoding L-threonylcarbamoyladenylate synthase, protein MAAVSPHPSVPLSAPVPARALERAVAHVRAGGLLILPTDTVYGIGALAADAAGVSRLLAAKGRDRRMPPPVLVADPAQAAAVAAVPAAARALIGAFWPGALTLVLDVRADPGWDLGETGGTVALRMPDHPLALELLRRTGPLAVTSANRTGLTPATDAGSALAAFPGRVVRADAADPGGGGPDGARGADILLLDGGPTPGPVPSTIVRLAGGSPGPVVVREGVVPRAALAAVLGAAAGVEEGAGA, encoded by the coding sequence ATGGCCGCCGTGAGCCCGCATCCCAGCGTTCCCCTCTCCGCGCCCGTCCCCGCCCGCGCGCTAGAGCGCGCCGTCGCCCACGTGCGCGCGGGCGGCCTGCTCATCCTCCCCACCGACACCGTCTACGGCATCGGGGCCCTGGCCGCCGACGCCGCGGGCGTGAGTCGGCTCCTGGCCGCCAAAGGGCGAGACCGGCGCATGCCGCCGCCGGTCCTGGTCGCCGACCCCGCTCAGGCGGCCGCCGTCGCCGCCGTCCCCGCCGCCGCCCGGGCGCTCATCGGGGCCTTTTGGCCCGGGGCGCTGACCCTCGTCCTGGACGTGCGGGCCGACCCGGGCTGGGACTTGGGGGAGACGGGCGGGACCGTGGCCCTGCGCATGCCCGACCATCCCTTGGCCCTGGAGCTGCTGCGCCGCACCGGCCCCCTGGCCGTCACCAGCGCCAACCGCACGGGACTGACCCCCGCCACCGACGCCGGGTCCGCCCTGGCCGCCTTCCCGGGCCGGGTCGTGCGCGCCGACGCCGCGGACCCGGGCGGCGGGGGCCCGGACGGGGCGCGGGGCGCCGACATACTGCTGCTCGACGGCGGCCCGACGCCCGGACCCGTGCCCTCCACCATTGTCCGCCTGGCCGGCGGATCCCCGGGTCCCGTCGTCGTGCGCGAGGGCGTCGTGCCGCGCGCCGCGCTCGCCGCCGTCCTGGGCGCGGCGGCCGGCGTCGAGGAGGGGGCGGGGGCGTGA
- a CDS encoding MraY family glycosyltransferase, with product MKVYLLLMLVAAAVTYLSVPIVRHVALVSNALTPVRARDVHTTPIPRLGGVAMFLGFATAVTVASRVPYLSNVIDRSAWAVVLGAGLVCLLGIVDDLWELDWMTKFVGQILAAGIMAWQGVQLITFPVWGLTIGSSRLSLFSTILVVLTVINAVNWMDGLDGLAAGVIGIGAVAFFAYVYALTRWTSPESYTSLAATIVAALIGICAGFLPHNFHPATIFMGDSGSMQLGLISAAGTIIVTGQIDPGSFGGTAAIPVFLPILLPLMVLLLPVADMIRLIVRRTMSGHSPFHADRMHMHHRLLAAGHSHRRAVLVMYMWAAVAAFSCASLAFLRVRVVAVIAAVAVIAAVAVTVDLMPGLRLTWARRIGARHVRRAGRK from the coding sequence GTGAAGGTCTATCTCCTCCTTATGCTCGTGGCGGCGGCCGTGACCTACCTGTCTGTGCCCATCGTGCGCCACGTCGCCCTGGTCTCCAACGCCCTGACCCCGGTGCGGGCCCGCGACGTGCACACCACGCCCATTCCGCGCCTGGGCGGCGTGGCCATGTTCCTGGGCTTCGCCACCGCCGTCACCGTCGCCTCGCGCGTGCCCTACCTGTCCAATGTCATCGACCGCTCCGCCTGGGCGGTGGTGCTGGGGGCGGGACTGGTGTGCCTGCTCGGCATTGTCGACGACCTGTGGGAGCTGGACTGGATGACCAAGTTCGTCGGGCAGATCCTGGCGGCCGGGATCATGGCCTGGCAGGGCGTCCAGCTCATCACCTTCCCCGTGTGGGGGCTGACCATCGGCTCATCCCGCCTGTCCCTGTTCTCCACCATTCTGGTGGTGCTCACCGTCATTAACGCCGTCAACTGGATGGACGGGCTGGACGGGCTGGCCGCCGGCGTCATCGGGATCGGGGCGGTGGCCTTCTTCGCCTACGTCTACGCCCTGACCCGCTGGACCTCCCCGGAGTCCTACACCTCCCTGGCGGCCACGATCGTGGCCGCCCTCATCGGCATATGCGCGGGCTTCCTGCCCCACAATTTCCATCCGGCCACGATCTTCATGGGCGACTCCGGCTCCATGCAGCTGGGCCTGATCTCCGCCGCCGGCACGATTATCGTCACCGGGCAGATCGATCCGGGCAGCTTCGGGGGCACAGCGGCGATCCCCGTGTTCCTGCCGATCCTGCTGCCCCTCATGGTCCTGCTGCTGCCCGTGGCGGACATGATCAGGCTGATTGTGCGGCGGACCATGTCCGGGCACAGCCCCTTCCACGCCGACCGCATGCACATGCACCACCGCCTGCTCGCCGCCGGCCACTCCCACCGCCGAGCCGTGCTGGTCATGTACATGTGGGCGGCGGTCGCGGCCTTCTCCTGCGCCAGTCTCGCCTTCCTGCGGGTCCGGGTGGTGGCCGTGATCGCGGCCGTGGCGGTGATCGCGGCCGTGGCCGTGACCGTCGATCTCATGCCCGGGCTGCGCCTGACCTGGGCCCGGCGCATCGGCGCCCGGCACGTGCGACGCGCGGGGCGCAAATGA
- the atpB gene encoding F0F1 ATP synthase subunit A: MITSAIVATGTVGALPASSDGSGFEPPSMDDFFPAPFAFQGTPFELNRVMMVRLIMACALVLVFAVGAARARVVPGRFQNALELIMDFVRKNVAEEILGPDVGRRYAPVLTTIFLGVLFLNISGVIPGLQIASTGVVGMPLIFAIVSYIAFFYAGVRANGIGRYLKGSLAPRGVPGFLYPLIVPIEFLSNFILRPLTLTVRLMANMISGHLLLALCFVATNALFVHAAASLKALGVITLAAGVAFIVFEAFVAALQAYIFTLLTAVYIDSSVRMH, encoded by the coding sequence GTGATCACGAGCGCGATTGTCGCGACCGGGACGGTCGGGGCGCTGCCCGCGTCCTCGGACGGGAGCGGCTTCGAGCCGCCCAGCATGGACGACTTCTTCCCCGCGCCCTTCGCCTTCCAGGGCACGCCCTTCGAGCTCAACCGCGTCATGATGGTCAGGCTCATCATGGCCTGCGCCCTGGTGCTCGTCTTCGCCGTCGGCGCCGCGCGCGCCCGGGTCGTGCCCGGCCGGTTCCAGAACGCCCTGGAACTGATCATGGACTTCGTGCGCAAGAACGTCGCCGAGGAGATCCTCGGCCCCGACGTCGGGCGCAGGTACGCCCCGGTGCTGACCACCATCTTCCTGGGCGTGCTGTTCCTCAACATCTCGGGCGTCATCCCCGGTCTCCAGATCGCCTCCACCGGCGTGGTGGGCATGCCGCTGATCTTCGCGATCGTGTCCTACATCGCCTTCTTCTACGCGGGCGTGCGCGCCAACGGCATCGGCCGCTACCTCAAGGGATCCCTGGCCCCCCGGGGCGTGCCGGGCTTCCTGTACCCGCTCATCGTCCCCATCGAGTTCCTCTCCAATTTCATCCTGCGGCCCCTGACGCTGACGGTCCGACTCATGGCGAACATGATCTCCGGCCATCTGCTGCTGGCCCTGTGCTTCGTGGCCACCAACGCCCTGTTCGTCCACGCCGCGGCCTCGCTCAAGGCGCTGGGAGTGATCACCCTCGCCGCGGGCGTCGCCTTCATCGTCTTCGAGGCCTTCGTCGCCGCCCTCCAGGCCTACATCTTCACTCTTCTGACGGCCGTCTACATCGACTCCTCGGTACGTATGCACTGA
- the atpE gene encoding ATP synthase F0 subunit C, with amino-acid sequence MTGTINTIGYALATLGPALGIGLVVAKTQEGTARQPEVAGALRTNMFIGAALIEALGLLGFAAGFVF; translated from the coding sequence ATGACCGGCACTATCAACACCATCGGCTACGCGCTCGCGACTCTCGGCCCCGCACTGGGAATCGGCCTGGTCGTCGCCAAGACCCAGGAGGGTACGGCGCGCCAGCCGGAGGTCGCCGGCGCCCTGCGCACCAATATGTTCATCGGCGCCGCCCTCATCGAGGCCCTGGGCCTGCTCGGCTTCGCGGCCGGTTTCGTCTTCTGA
- a CDS encoding F0F1 ATP synthase subunit B, with product MTIAVNAPVLAAALSAAAPASGASEGGAPEGIGLFIPALPDLLWGTVAFLIVAVALVKYALPRFNAVLDERTRKIEEGLELADRAKSNQENAELKAARLIEDARREAAGLREKAQNEAKAIIAQARADAEKEAARAMEAAERQIRADKQAAEISLHTDVGLLASDLAERIVGEQLTDTALSARVIDRFLDELDKAPARARRADAAGYGAVR from the coding sequence ATGACCATTGCCGTGAACGCCCCCGTGCTCGCCGCGGCCCTGTCGGCGGCGGCGCCCGCTTCCGGCGCCTCCGAGGGCGGCGCCCCGGAGGGCATTGGTCTGTTCATCCCCGCCCTGCCCGACCTGCTGTGGGGCACGGTCGCCTTCCTGATCGTCGCCGTCGCCCTCGTCAAGTACGCCCTGCCGCGCTTCAACGCGGTGCTCGACGAGCGCACCCGCAAGATCGAGGAGGGCCTGGAGCTGGCGGACAGGGCCAAGAGCAACCAGGAGAACGCCGAACTCAAGGCCGCCCGACTCATCGAGGACGCCCGGCGCGAGGCCGCGGGCCTGCGCGAGAAGGCCCAGAACGAGGCCAAGGCCATTATCGCCCAGGCCCGCGCCGACGCCGAGAAAGAGGCCGCCCGCGCCATGGAGGCCGCCGAGCGTCAGATCCGGGCGGACAAGCAGGCCGCCGAGATCAGCCTGCACACCGACGTCGGCCTGCTCGCCTCCGACCTGGCCGAGAGGATCGTGGGCGAGCAGCTGACCGACACCGCGCTGTCGGCCCGCGTCATCGACCGCTTCCTCGACGAGCTCGACAAGGCGCCCGCCCGCGCCCGGCGCGCCGACGCCGCCGGATACGGAGCGGTGCGGTGA
- a CDS encoding F0F1 ATP synthase subunit delta, producing the protein MNTGTAASRDVAARAWAPVLAAAGAAGQELGEQILALAHQVAANPLRGPLTDPARAPEDKADLAARLFTGRVDGRVVDLLRTLVRERWSRPVDLITALHDMGIQSVLAGARAGGTLEDVEQELFAVGKVLADDRQVREALEPSRRTHTEDRVRLARRLFAPHVSAPTMSLVVWCVRHQPEIAVGGVPYNVRRVTELAAGLQNRTIAYVVTAVPMTPVQEARLREILARRLGTDIEFNMEVDPSVIGGVRVGVRDLVMDSTIRSSIARLRTRLTG; encoded by the coding sequence GTGAACACCGGGACCGCCGCCAGCAGGGACGTCGCCGCCCGGGCGTGGGCCCCGGTCCTGGCCGCCGCCGGGGCGGCCGGGCAGGAGCTCGGCGAGCAGATCCTCGCCCTGGCCCACCAGGTCGCGGCGAACCCGCTGCGCGGTCCGCTCACCGACCCCGCCCGCGCGCCCGAGGACAAGGCGGACCTCGCCGCCCGCCTGTTCACCGGCCGGGTGGACGGGCGCGTCGTCGACCTCCTGCGGACGCTCGTGCGCGAGCGCTGGTCGCGCCCGGTCGACCTCATCACCGCCCTGCACGACATGGGCATCCAGTCCGTCCTGGCCGGCGCGCGGGCGGGCGGCACCCTCGAGGACGTCGAGCAGGAGCTCTTCGCCGTCGGGAAGGTCCTGGCCGACGACCGCCAGGTCCGCGAGGCCCTCGAGCCGTCCCGGCGCACCCACACCGAGGACCGCGTCCGGCTCGCCCGGCGGCTCTTCGCCCCGCACGTGTCGGCCCCGACCATGAGCCTGGTCGTGTGGTGCGTGCGCCACCAGCCGGAGATCGCCGTCGGCGGGGTGCCCTACAATGTGCGCCGCGTCACCGAGCTGGCCGCCGGTCTGCAGAACCGCACCATCGCCTACGTCGTCACCGCCGTCCCCATGACGCCCGTCCAGGAGGCGCGCCTGCGGGAGATCCTCGCCCGGCGCCTGGGCACCGACATCGAATTCAATATGGAGGTCGACCCCTCGGTCATCGGCGGGGTCAGGGTCGGCGTGCGCGACCTGGTCATGGACTCCACCATTCGCAGCTCCATCGCGCGGCTGCGCACCCGGCTGACGGGCTGA